The following DNA comes from Streptomyces sp. Ag109_O5-10.
GTCGTAGTCGACCAGCCGGCCGAAGTGCTTCTCCAGCAGGTTGACCACGGCGAAGGAGAGGAAGGACGGCACGAGGGCCGTGCCCTTCTTGAAGACGTAGCCGCGGTCCAGGATCGTGCCGATGATCGACGCGTACGTCGACGGGCGGCCGATCTCGCGCTCTTCCAACTCCTTGACCAGCGAGGCCTCGGTGTAGCGGGCCGGGGGCTTGGTGGCGTGCCCGTCGACCGTGATCTGCTCGGCGGACAGCGGGTCGCCCTCGGCGACCTGGGGCAGCCGGCGCTCGCGGTCGTCCAGCTCGGCGTTCGGGTCGTCGGCACCCTCGACGTAGGCCTTGAGGAAGCCGTGGAAGGTGATCGTCTTGCCGGAGGCGCTGAACTCGACGTCCCGGCCGTCGGCGGCGGTGCCACCGATCTTGACCGTCACACTGTTGCCGGTCGCGTCCTTCATCTGGGAGGCGACGGTCCGCTTCCAGATCAGCTCGTAGAGCTTGAACTGGTCACCGGTGAGTCCGGTCTCGGCGGGGGTGCGGAAACGGTCACCCGAGGGGCGGATCGCCTCGTGCGCCTCCTGCGCGTTCTTGACCTTCGCGGCGTACGTCCGCGGGGCCGAGGGCAGATAGTCGGCACCGTAGAGCTGCGTGACCTGGGCGCGGGCGGCCGCGACAGCGGTCTCGCTCAGCGTCGTGGAGTCGGTACGCATGTACGTGATGTAGCCGTTCTCGTACAGCTTCTGGGCCACCTGCATGGTGGCCTTCGCGCCGAAGCCGAGCTTGCGCGAGGCCTCCTGCTGGAGCGTCGTCGTACGGAACGGGGCGTAGGGCGACCGGCGGTACGGCTTGGACTCGACCGAGCGGACCGAGAACCGGGTGTCCTCCAGGGCGGCGGCGAGCGCGCGGGCGTTCGCCTCGTCGAGGTGCAGGGTGTTCGCGGTCTTGAGCTGTCCGAGCGAGTCGAAGTCGCGGCCCTGTGCGACCCGCTTGCCGTCGACGGCCTGCAGGCGGGCGACCAGGGACGACGGGTCGCTCGGGTCACCGGCCCGGCCGGTCCCGAAGGTGCCGGTCAGGTCCCAGTACTCGGCGGACCGGAACGCGATGCGCTCCCGCTCCCGCTCCACCACGAGCCGGGTCGCCACGGACTGGACACGGCCGGCCGACAGGCGCGGCATGACCTTCTTCCACAGGACCGGCGAGACCTCGTAGCCGTAGAGGCGGTCGAGGATGCGGCGGGTCTCCTGGGCGTCGACGAGCTTCTGGTTGAGCTGGCGCGGGTTGGCGACGGCGGCCCGGATCGCGTCCTTGGTGATCTCGTGGAAGACCATCCGCTTGACGGGGATCTTCGGCTTGAGGACTTCCTGCAGGTGCCAGGCGATGGCCTCGCCCTCGCGGTCCTCATCGGTGGCGAGGAAGAGCTCGTCGGACTCCTTCAGCAGGTCCTTGAGCTTCTTGACCTGCGCCTTTTTGTCGGCGTTGATCACATAGATGGGCTGGAAGTCGTGCTCGACGTCCACGCCGAGGCGCCGGACCTCGCCGGTGTACTGCTCGGGCACCTCCGCGGCGCCGTTGGGAAGGTCACGGATGTGCCCGACGCTCGCTTCGACGACGTATCCGGGGCCCAGATAGCCCTTGATCGTCTTCGCCTTGGCAGGGGACTCGACGATGACGAGTCGGCGGCCGCCCTCTGCGGTCTCGCTGGTCGGGGACAACTTCGCTCTTCTCTCCGGTCGACGCTGGGGCCTCCCCAGGCCTTGCTCCCGGGGTCGTGGCACGGGCAGGGACGCCCGCTCACTTGGTGACGCTGCGGAGTGTGACGGTACATCCCGCCCCCGTGTCAAACGGGAAAAGCCCACAACGGCCACTCGAACGGTAACCCGACTACCGCCATTCCTGCCGCCCGGAGTCCCCGGTCGCCCGCCGGGCCCTGTCCGGAGCGTGATGCTCCGATTACCGGAGGGGACCCTTTACAGGCGGGTCAGGCAGTACGCGGCGAGGCCCAGCGCGATCACCGCGGCGAGGCTCGCGAGGGTCGCCGATGCGACCTGACTCACACCCTGGGCGACGGGTTCGCCACGCCGGAGCCGGACGCCGGTCCACACCAGCAGCGCTCCTCCGAACAGGGCGAACACCGCCCCCGCGAAGATCGCCGGTGCGCTCTCCATGACCCACGCCCCCCTTCCCTGCCGCCCGTCACTGCCCAGCGCCCGGAGACTGGCACGTACGGGCGGCGGGCGGGAGACCGAGGGGCGAAGTCGGGGTGAACGGGCGGCCGGAACGCCATCGAACATCAGATCGGCGGACGAAGGGCGAACAGGCAGCGGACCGCCGATGGACCGTCAGTGGACCGCCGCTGGAAGGCCGGGCGAACGTTCCGGCCAGATTTTTCCGGCCTTTTTTTCTCCGGTGTCTTCTCCGGCGTGTCCCGCAGGCCCGCCCACGGGTCGTCCCCGGCCCGCCCCGCTCGGTGGCCGGGCGCGTCTTCCGGTCCGTCAGACGGCCGGATCCAGGAACCCCTGCTCCACCAGCAGCCGAATCTGCGCGGGCGTGCGATCGCGCAGCAATACCGGGTCCTCGCCGGTCAGTTGCGCGATGGCGTCGAGAATCCGCCCGGCGCTCAGCGTGCCGTCGCACACCCCGGCGAACCCGGCGCCCACCGTGTCCACCTTGGTCGCGCGGCGCATCCCGCGGTGCTGGCGCAGCACCACGTGCTCCGGGTCCTCGGCGCCGGGCAGCCCGACCTGCTCCTGGACCACCTCGACGGCGAGCCTGAAGTGGCTCTCCAGAAGATCCGCGTCGTCGTGGTCACGGAGGTAGTCGAGGCGGTCGAAGTGCGCGCGGATCGTCTCGCCGAGCGGCTGTTCGATCGGATGCGGCCACTCCTCGACGGTGACCGAGGGCACGGCGGCGCCCGTCCTGCGCAGCGTGATCCAGCCGAATCCCACCCCCTTCACCTTCCGCGCCTCGAACTCGTCGAGCCACGCGTCGTACCGCGCCTGGTACTCCGCCGGGTCCCCGCGGTGGTCGCCCGAGTCCCTGAGCCACAGCTCGGCGTACTGGTTGACGTCCTGCACCTCGCGCTGCACGATCCACGCGTCGCAGTCGCGCGGCACCCACGACCTGACCCTGTCCTGCCAGTCCTCCCCCGCGACGTGCTGCCAGTTGGCGAGGAACTGCGCGAACCCGCCCTCGTTCAGCCGCTCCCCGGCCTGTTGAACGAGCGAGCGGCACAGATCGTCCCCGCTCATCCCGCCGTCCCGGTAGGTCAGCCGGGCGCCGGGAGAGATCACGAACGGCGGGTTGGAGACGATCAGATCGAACGTCTCCCCTTCCTTGACCGGCTCGAAGAGCGAGCCCTCGCGCAGGTCGGCCGCCGGTGCGCCGGAGAGCGCCAGCGTGAGCGCCGTGATGTGCAGCGCGCGCGGGTTGACGTCGGTCGCCGTCACCCGGGTGGCGTGCTGGGCCGCGTGCAATGCCTGGATCCCGGAGCCGGTGCCGAGGTCGAGGGCGGCGGCGACGGGCGTGCGGACGGTGATGCCGGCGAGGGTCGTGGACGCGCCGCCGACCCCGAGGACGACTTCTTCGTGCCCCCGGCCGATGCCGCCCGCGCCGCCGACGGCACATCCGAGGTCGGAGACGATGAACCAGTCCTCGCCGTCGGGCCCGCCGTACGGCCGTACGTCCACGGTGGCCGCGACCTCGTCGCCGCCCGCGCGGGTCAGCCAGCCGCTGTCCAGGAGGTCGTCGACGGGCAGGGCGCCGGCCACGCGCGCGTGCGGCACGGGCTGCTGGAGGAGGAACAGCCGGACGAGCGTCTCCAGGGGCGTGTCCCCGCGGGTCGCGCGCAGCGCGGGCACCGTCTCGCTGCGGGCCAGCGCCGCGTAGGCGGGCGCGCCGAGCAGGTCGAGCAGGCCGTCGGCGGTGAAGGAGGCGCCCAGCAGGGCGGTGCGCAGCCGGGCGGCGACGTCGGGGCGGTCGGAGGCGGGCAGGGTGGCGAGGCCGGAGTCAGTCACGCCCTCCATTGTGGCCCGCGGCCAGGCCCGGCCACGGGCTCAGCACACGGTCGCGGACCGCGGAACTCGCCAGGCGCACGGACCCGGCCCCGGCGCCCCGGCACCCGCCCCGACACCGGCCCGGGCCCCGGCCTCCGAGGTTCTGCCCCCGCCTCAGCCCGCGGTCGACGACGTCGAGGTCGAAGCCGGGGACGACGCCGGACCCGACGCACCGGTCGACGTCGTCGAGGAGACCTTCTTGCAGCTGGCCTGCTCGGCGATCGCGTCCTTGACCTCGCCCTGCTCCAGGGCGTTCAGCGCCGCGGTGCCGCTCTTGCTCTGCGTCTCCAGCTGCGTCGTCTGGGAGGCGACGTCCTGCAGACCGGTGGCGAACTTCGCCTGGTTCTTGGTGTCGAGCGCGTCGACCTTCTTCTTCAGGTCGGCGTAGGACGCGGAGAGGCTGTTGAGGGTCGTGACGACGTTCTGCTGGCGCTTGGCGCCGTCTTCCACCCCGGGGGGCGCGCCGGCGCTGCTGATGGCCGCGGCGAGCGCCTTGTAGCCGTCGGACATGTCCTGGAAGGCCTGGGAGTCGGTCTTCTGGATGGTCGCGGCCGAACTCGTGGTGTCCGAGGCCGTAGTGGAGATCGCCTCGTTCGCCGCCTTGATCTTCGCGTCCTGCGCCGGCACCGCGTCGCACACGGTCTTGGCCCAGGCGATCAGCTTCGGGTCGGTGCCCTTGTTGCTGCTGCACCCGGACAGCGCCACTACCAGTACCGCACCGCCGGACAGTGCGGCCGCGAGCTTCTTGTTCACCGGATCGGTCCCTTCCATGGCTCTCGGCCCCCGGAATCTACACGGCGGACGGACAGCACCCTCATGGAAGCACACAGTAAATAAGCTTTTGGGTGTGTTTGCGTCAGGGAGAGAAGGCTCACGACGAGACGACGCGCACATGCCGGTCCCGAGCGCGCTCCGGCGCACGCCGACACCCTCCAGGACGCGCCGACACCCTCCGGCGCACGCTGACAGCCTCCAGCCGGCACGCGCCACACGCCGCACGTTCCGGCGCGCGACGGGCCGCAGGCGCCCCGGCGTACGAAACGGGCGGACGGCGTGTCAGCACACACCGCCCGCCCGCTCGTTGACCGGCCCCCTCTCGCGAGGGCGCCGGCGGGCGTCGTAAGACCGCCTACGAAACCACCGCGGGGTCGGCCGACTTGGCCACCCGTTCGGCACTGTCCTCGTCGTCTCCGACGGCGATGCCACGCCGCTTGGAGACGTAGACCGCGCCGACGATCACGATCAGAGCGAGAACCGCGATCAGGATCCGGATGCCGATGCTCCTGTCATGTCCGTAGGAGAACTTGATCACCGCGGGCGCGATGAGCAGGGAGACCAGGTTCATGACCTTGAGCAGCGGGTTGATCGCGGGCCCTGCGGTGTCCTTGAAGGGGTCGCCGACCGTGTCGCCGATGACCGTGGCGGCGTGGGCCTCGCTGCCCTTGCCGCCGTGGTGGCCGTCCTCGACGAGTTTCTTGGCGTTGTCCCAGGCACCGCCGGAGTTGGCCAGGAAGACGGCCATCAGGGTGCCCGCGCCGATCGCGCCCGCGAGGTAGGAACCGAGGGCGCCGACACCGAGCGTGAACCCGATGAAGATGGGCGCCATCACGGCGAGCAGTCCCGGCGTGGCCAGCTCGCGCAGGGCGTCCTTGGTGCAGATGTCGACGACCTTGCCGTACTCGGGCTGCTCCGTGTAGTCCATGATCCCGGGGTGCTCGCGGAACTGCCGCCGCACCTCGAAGACCACCGAACCCGCCGACCGCGACACGGCGTTGATGGCGAGTCCGGAGAACAGGAAGACGACCGCCGCGCCGGCGATGAGGCCGACGAGGTTGTTGGGCTGCGAGATGTCCATGGACAGGGTCAACGGGGAGCCCGCACCGCTGAGTTTCGCGCCCACGTCCTGCACGTTCGTGGTGATCGCGTCCCGGTACGACCCGAAGAGCGCCGACGCCGCGAGGACTGCGGTGGCGATGGCGATGCCCTTGGTGATGGCCTTGGTGGTGTTGCCGACGGCGTCCAGGTTGGTGAGCACCTGCGCGCCCGCGCCCTCGACGTCGCCGGACATCTCCGCGATGCCCTGGGCGTTGTCGGAGACCGGCCCGAAGGTGTCCATGGCGACGATCACACCGACCGTGGTGAGCAGGCCGGTGCCGGCCAGCGCCACCGCGAACAGCGCGAGCATGATCGACGTGCCGCCGAGCA
Coding sequences within:
- the topA gene encoding type I DNA topoisomerase produces the protein MSPTSETAEGGRRLVIVESPAKAKTIKGYLGPGYVVEASVGHIRDLPNGAAEVPEQYTGEVRRLGVDVEHDFQPIYVINADKKAQVKKLKDLLKESDELFLATDEDREGEAIAWHLQEVLKPKIPVKRMVFHEITKDAIRAAVANPRQLNQKLVDAQETRRILDRLYGYEVSPVLWKKVMPRLSAGRVQSVATRLVVERERERIAFRSAEYWDLTGTFGTGRAGDPSDPSSLVARLQAVDGKRVAQGRDFDSLGQLKTANTLHLDEANARALAAALEDTRFSVRSVESKPYRRSPYAPFRTTTLQQEASRKLGFGAKATMQVAQKLYENGYITYMRTDSTTLSETAVAAARAQVTQLYGADYLPSAPRTYAAKVKNAQEAHEAIRPSGDRFRTPAETGLTGDQFKLYELIWKRTVASQMKDATGNSVTVKIGGTAADGRDVEFSASGKTITFHGFLKAYVEGADDPNAELDDRERRLPQVAEGDPLSAEQITVDGHATKPPARYTEASLVKELEEREIGRPSTYASIIGTILDRGYVFKKGTALVPSFLSFAVVNLLEKHFGRLVDYDFTARMEDDLDRIAAGQAQAVPWLKRFYFGEGGEDTATGGAADAGNGDGDHLGGLKELVTDLGAIDAREVSSFPVGNNIVLRVGRYGPYIERGEKDSEGHQRADVPEDLAPDELSVELAEELLAKPSGDFELGADPETGHQIIARDGRYGPYVTEVLPEGTPKTGKNAVKPRTASLFKTMSLDTVTLADALKLMSLPRVVGTDAEGQEITAQNGRYGPYLKKGTDSRSLTSEDQLFTITLEEALQIYSQPKQRGRAAAKPPLKELGTDPVSEKPVVVKDGRFGPYVTDGETNATLRSGDSVETITPERGYELLAEKRAKAPAKKTAKKAPAKKTAAAKKAAPAKKTAAKKTAAKKTTTAAKKAPAKKATASKTTAED
- a CDS encoding class I SAM-dependent methyltransferase, which codes for MEGVTDSGLATLPASDRPDVAARLRTALLGASFTADGLLDLLGAPAYAALARSETVPALRATRGDTPLETLVRLFLLQQPVPHARVAGALPVDDLLDSGWLTRAGGDEVAATVDVRPYGGPDGEDWFIVSDLGCAVGGAGGIGRGHEEVVLGVGGASTTLAGITVRTPVAAALDLGTGSGIQALHAAQHATRVTATDVNPRALHITALTLALSGAPAADLREGSLFEPVKEGETFDLIVSNPPFVISPGARLTYRDGGMSGDDLCRSLVQQAGERLNEGGFAQFLANWQHVAGEDWQDRVRSWVPRDCDAWIVQREVQDVNQYAELWLRDSGDHRGDPAEYQARYDAWLDEFEARKVKGVGFGWITLRRTGAAVPSVTVEEWPHPIEQPLGETIRAHFDRLDYLRDHDDADLLESHFRLAVEVVQEQVGLPGAEDPEHVVLRQHRGMRRATKVDTVGAGFAGVCDGTLSAGRILDAIAQLTGEDPVLLRDRTPAQIRLLVEQGFLDPAV
- a CDS encoding small secreted protein; translation: MEGTDPVNKKLAAALSGGAVLVVALSGCSSNKGTDPKLIAWAKTVCDAVPAQDAKIKAANEAISTTASDTTSSAATIQKTDSQAFQDMSDGYKALAAAISSAGAPPGVEDGAKRQQNVVTTLNSLSASYADLKKKVDALDTKNQAKFATGLQDVASQTTQLETQSKSGTAALNALEQGEVKDAIAEQASCKKVSSTTSTGASGPASSPASTSTSSTAG